The genomic segment TCGGCAAACTCTGAAGAAGGGATTGTGGTGGCCATGACCGAGGCAAAAAACACCATGACCATCGGCGCAGATGGCGAAGGGATGCACAGCCTTCATGGCGGAAAATCGGGTACCATCACGATTAATCTGCTGAAAACGTCGCCCGTTAATAAAAAGCTGATGCTGGCTTACAACGCCCAAAGCCAGTCCTCGTCCGTCTGGGGCAACAACGTTTTTGTGGTACGTAATCATGCCTAGGGGGATATCGCCACGGCGCGCGGTGGCGCGTTTCAGAAGATCCCCGACTGGCAGAATGCCAAAGACGGTAATACGGTCGCCTGGGTGTTTGACTGTATCAAAATCGATGAATTGCTTGGGGAGTTTTAACCGATGGAAATCGAACTGAAGGGTCATTTCTACCGCGCCGGGAAACTCAGCGTATTTGACCAACTGAAAGTGGCACGAAAACTCCTGCCGGTACTCTCTGGCATGGTCGGCGAACTGCAAAAGCTACGCGGCGGCGAGGCGGCCATGGAAACCCTGTTACCCGCCCTGATCACAGCGATAGGTGATATGCAGGATAGCGACTGCGACGCCATTATTCATGCCTGTTTATCGGTGGTCTCCCGGCAAAACGGCAAGGCATGGGTGGCTGTATTCCGCCAAGGGGATCTGATGTTTGATGATATCGACCTAGGGACCCTATTGCAGTTGGTCGCACAGGTGATAGGGGATTCACTGGGAAATTTTTTTCACGCACCCCTCGACGGCGCGACTGTGCCCCCACAACCAGTTTAACCCTCGATACGCTTCCTGACGGGGAAGATTATATTCTTCGCCCGGTGCGAGAATTTCATATTGACCAAAAGCATTTAGACAGTGGCGCGGTAGATCTCTGCCGTATCGCACTGCTTAATGACTATTTGGACATGAGCGCAGATAACGAAGCGCGGATAGCGCGATGGAGAGAGGCAAACCGTGGCTAACGTAGATACCATCCGCGACTTCCTCGTCAGCCTCGGTTTTCAGGTGGATGAATCGGGGATGCGGAAATTTGAGCGCGTTCTGACCGGCGTCACCACCAATGTGCTAAAGCTGGGCGTGGCTGTTGAGGGGGCGGCGCTGTCCGTACTGGGTTTTACCACACAGATAGCCGCTGGACTGGATAAGGTGTACTGGGCGTCACAACACACCGGCACCAGTGCAGCGGGCATAAAAGCATTGGGCTATGCGGCAGCCCAAACCGGCAGTAGTGTCGAAGCAGCGCAGGGCGCGCTGGAGAGCCTTGCGCGGTTTATGCGCAATAACCCCGGCGCAGAAGGCTTCCTGAACCGCCTGGGTGTGCAAACACGGGATGCCCGTGGACAGATGCGTGACATGTCGGCGATCTTTACCGGTGTCGGGCAAAAACTCGACCAGATGCCCTATTACCGGGCAAACCAGTATGCACAAATGCTGGGCATCGATGAAAATACCTTGATGGCGATGCGCAGGGGATTGAACGGCTTTACGGCGGATTATCAGTCTATGCTAAGCCGTACCGATTTTAACGCAGAAAAAGCCGCTGCGCAGTCTAATAAGTTCATGACGTCCATGAAGGGGCTGACGGCGCTGTTCGGTATCCTGCGCGATGAAGGTCGGCGCGAATCTGGCCGGGGGACTGGCGGGTTCTCTGGACGACCTGAGAAAGAAAATACTCGAAAACTTTCCCAAAATCGAAGACGTGTTGACCCGGATCGTCCGGGGAATGATCCGCGCCGGTGAGATGGTGGGCCACGTTATCTGGCGCCTGATACAGGCAGCGGGCCAAATTTTTGACTGGTGGCGCAGCCTGGATGGACAGAGCAAAAAGGTCATTACCACGTTTGGGGCCTTGACTGCCGCGATATTATTGCTGTGGGACGACTACCAGACCTGGAAGGAAGGGGGAAAGTCCTTTATTGACTGGTCGAAGTGGGGACCGGAAATCGAACAGGCGAAAAAGGCGTTCGCGTGGATAGGTGATAAAATCATCGGGCTGGTTAACGATGTCGGGGGCTGGCAAAATACGCTGAGCATTCTCGCCACCTTTATCGCCGGCACCTGGGTATCAAAAGTCCTCGGTGCGTTCGGCAAGATTGCCGGTCTGCCCATCCCTCCCTGGTTAAAACTCTGGGGGGCTGTATGCCGGTTATCTGGTCTCAGACAGGGAAAACATTGTCACCAGCGCCAAAGCGTCTTGGGACTACAACACCCGACAGATAAAACGTGGCGTGGGCGATAGCCTGAAAGCGCTAGGGATAGATAACGCCTGGGCCAGCAAACATCGCGGCGATGCTTCCGACGATCCACTGGCGCTCCCTCGTGGGATCCGCAACAACAATCCGAGGAATCTGAATTATGCGGGGCAGGCTGGCGCAGAAAGAGAGTCGCCCGGTGGCCGCTTTGCACGTTTTCAGACGCCGTTTGAGGGGTTGCGGGCCATGGCTTTACAGCTGGCACGTTATGCGGGGCGTGGTCTCAACACGATTGAAAAAATCATCAACACCTGGGCACCGGGAAGTGAAAACAACACGGGCGCCTATATTGCGGCGATATCCCGACAGTTGGGGGTAGCCCCGGATGCGGCGCTGAACCTGGGCAATCCTCAGTTGATGGCGTCGCTGATGGGCGGCATTATTCAGCATGAGAACGGGCGCAATCCCTACAGCAGTGAACTGATTGACCGTGCGGCGCTCGTGGGGATAGGCGGGAAAAGTCTTCAGCAAGAAACGACGATTAATGTCTATGGCGCAAGCGATCCGGCGACCACAGGCACGGATATTGCCGACAGGCAGACCGGTGTTAACGCCCGCTTGATTGGGCAGTTCACGCAGAGGGCCTACTGATGGATATCCTTTCCACACTGTTCTCGCAGCCCTCGCGCAAAATTGGGTTGTTGGTGCCGGATATGGTGATTTCGGAGAAACACCAGGACCAGCTTGAAATCACCGAGCATCCGGTGGAAATCGGCGCTGAAATCGCTGACCATGCCTATAAGCGGCCCGCTGAGCTAACGATGGAGGTGGGGTTTGCCGGGGGCGGCTCACTGCTGGATTTATGGGATACGGCAAAAATCGGGCTGAGTCTGGGCCAGAGTCCACGGGAAACCTATCAAAAGCTGCTTGAACTTCAGGCCAGCCGCCAACCGTTCGATGTGATAACCGGCAAGCGGCAGTACAGCAATATGCTAATCCGCGCGATTGAGGTGACGACCGATAAGGCCAGTGAAAACGTACTGATGGCCGTGCTGACGCTGCGCGAGCTGAACATGACCCGTACGGAAACAGCGACGGTGACGCGACAGGCCAACATGCAGGAGGGAGCCACCACCGCCGGTGTGGCGAATACCGGAGTCAAAACCACGAAACCCGTTGAGAACGTGAGTTTTCTACAGCGTGGTGCGGAGATAGTCAATGGTGATTAATGAAATTCCCCTGACGGCGACTAACCAGCAGTTCAGCATCACGCTTTCCGGCACGGTCTGGCAGATGCGCATTATCTGGCGCGACGTGGCAGGCTGGGTGCTAGATATGTGCAACAGTGCGAGTGAACCGGTGATTGCAGGTATTCTGCTACGGGGCGGGGAAGATCTGCTCTCGCAGTATGGGTGGCTAAAGCCCGGCGGCAGACTCATCGTGATTGAAGATGATAAACAGTCACTGGATGCCGCTGGATTAGACAAAACAGCAAAACTTTACTGGATAACCGATTAATCTGCGCTGGCAGTTTTTTTACGGACAACACCATGCCACAGAACTGGATAAGACAATGCTCGCTGATCGTCGCTGATGAAAAAGGTGAGGGTATCGAACTGTCCGCCTTTCGCACCACGTTCAGTATTTCATGGCCGGATACACGCTGGCCGCGCACGGCGGTGTTTAAAGTCTGGAACCTAAAACCGGAGACGGCCAATCGTATTCAGGCGGGCGAGTTTGCTCGTGTGCAATTAATGGCGGGGTATCAGGATAACACGGGGTTGATTTTCACCGGAAACATCCGCTATTCCCTTACCGGCAGAGATAATCCGACCGATACCTTTGTGATTATTCAGGCGGTCGATGCCCATGATGCTTACGATTACGCCACCTTGAATACGATTCTGGGCGCAGGCCATACCCAAGCCGAACAACATCAGACGCTACTCACCGGCCTGGCCCCCTACGGTATTGTGAAAGGAACGACGCCTGATTTTGAGACCCTGTACACGATTCTGTGTAAATGCCTTTTCTCAGAAGTGACCGTCCAGGCGGTCACCGAACTCGATAATAAAGCGGCTCATTGCCATGCGCCAGTCCCTCAAAGGTATTGTCCATTTCTGTGAGGCCGCCTGTATCGCCAGCCACACCACCTTTTTCACTGCGTCGTCGGTCGGGAACACCTTGCGCTTTTTAATGGCATGCCGGATCACGCTGTTTAACGACTCGATGGCGTTGGTCGTGTAGATCACCTTGCGGATGTCCGTTGGGTAGGCAAAGAACGTGGCCAGATTGGCCCAGTTTGCCTGCCAGCTTCGACTTATTTGCGGGTAGCGGATGTCCCAGGCACTGGAGAACGCTTCCAGCGCCTGCAAGCCGGCTTCTTCCGTAGGGGCCTGATAGATAGCTTTCAGGTCGCGGGTGACGGCCTTGTAGTCCTTCCAGGAGACGAACCGCAGGCTGTTGCGCACCATATGCACGATACACAGCTGGAGCCGCGCCTCCGGATACACCGCGTTAATAGCGTCAGGGAAACCTTTCAGCCCGTCTACGCAGGCGATAAGGATATCGTTCAAGCCGCGGTTTTTCAGCTCTGTCAGCACGTTCAGCCAGAACTTTGCGCCTTCGTTGTTCGGCCAGCCACATACCTAGCAACTCTTTCTGGCCTTCGATGTTGATGCCCAGCGCCAGGAACACAGATTTGTTGATGATGCGGCTGTCCTGCCGGACTTTTAGAACGATACAGTCAAGATAAACAATGGGATAGACTGCATCCAGAGGCCGGTTTTGCCATTCGACAACCTGCTCCATGACCGCATCGGTGACCTTTGAGACCAGCGCCGGCGAGACATCGGCGTCATACAGCTCTTTGAATGCGGCGGCGATCTCGCGGGTGGTCATCCCTTTGGCGTACAACGATAAAATCTGGTTATCCATCCCGGTAATCTGGGTCTGGTTCTTCTTCACCAGTTGCGGTTCAAAGGAACCGTCACGATCGCGCGGAGTACGCAGCGCCAGCGGGCCATCGCCAGTGGTAACGGTTTTTGTGGAATAGCCGTTGCGGGCGTTGGTCCCCGGTTTAGGCTGATTTTTATCGTAGCCGAGGTGATGGGTCATTTCGGCATTGAGAGCTGCTTCGACGCTGATTTTTTTCAGCAGCCGATCGAAGTGACTGAGATCTTCAGGGGTTTTGAGATTTTTGGCCAGTTCGTTAGCCAGAGCCTGCAACTGTTTTTCGTCCATAAATTAACCTGCTTTTGATGTTGGATTGAACATATCAAAATCAGGCAAATACACAAATTTCTAAACAGGCTCGATTTTGAGGCGACGCGCTTTCCCCGTGGAAAAACCTACTTTGGCATGGCGCGGGATGCGATAGATAACCTCACAGGGCAGTGCTGCAGATTCCGACGTATCCGATCAGCTGTTCCGGCGACATCCGATCAGTTATTCCGATATTTTCCGATCACCCATTCCAGTGATATTCGATCACGTGTTCGCTCATCTTCTGACTCGGGATTAGTCTATTTTTCCTGTGCTGGCTACTCCATGCTCTTTGCGTAGTGATTCGCCTTTAAGTTCCAGTCTATAGCTGGGGTGTACTAACCGATCGAGTAACGCGTCAGCTGTCGTGGGGTTTTCTATCAGTCCATACCATTTTTTCACCGGCAGTTGACTGATCAGGATGCTGCTGCTTTTGTCGTAGCGATCTTCCATCACCTCCAACAGCATCGTTGCCTGCATCGGACTTATTGATTCTAGGCCCACGTCGTCCAAGATCAGTAACTCTATTTTTTCTAACTGCTTAAGCTGTTTTAGATAGGTCCCGTCTACCTGACACTGGTGAAGATGGGCCAGCAACCGACCCACTCGCCAGTAACGCACGCTATATTGCTGCCGGCATGCCTGCTCACCAAGCGCACAACTGAGCCAGGTTTTGCCCGTACCTGTCGGCCCCGTGATGAGTATGCTTTTCTGATATTTCAGATATTGTCCCCCTAGCAGATCTCGCATCTGTTCCGGTGTCACTCCTCGGCTAAGGATATAACGGATATCTTCCGGTTTTGCCTGCAAGCGCATTTGCGATTGCCGTCGCAGACGGCATATATGGTTGTTTTTTCTATGCAAATTTTCCGCTTCTACCATCAGAGACAACCGCTCCTCGAACCCCAGCCCCCCATAACTCCCCGGGAGTTCGCGTTGCGTCTCCAACGCCTGGACCATTGCCGACAACTTCAGCTCTCGCAGAGCCATTAACAGTGTATCCATATTTATTCTCCTTAGTGATAACTGTCCGGACCTCGGAGGTTTTCGTGAACCAGCATTGATACG from the Candidatus Sodalis pierantonius str. SOPE genome contains:
- a CDS encoding phage tail assembly chaperone; this encodes MEIELKGHFYRAGKLSVFDQLKVARKLLPVLSGMVGELQKLRGGEAAMETLLPALITAIGDMQDSDCDAIIHACLSVVSRQNGKAWVAVFRQGDLMFDDIDLGTLLQLVAQVIGDSLGNFFHAPLDGATVPPQPV
- a CDS encoding DUF6889 family protein gives rise to the protein MLRPVREFHIDQKHLDSGAVDLCRIALLNDYLDMSADNEARIARWREANRG
- a CDS encoding phage baseplate protein: MDILSTLFSQPSRKIGLLVPDMVISEKHQDQLEITEHPVEIGAEIADHAYKRPAELTMEVGFAGGGSLLDLWDTAKIGLSLGQSPRETYQKLLELQASRQPFDVITGKRQYSNMLIRAIEVTTDKASENVLMAVLTLRELNMTRTETATVTRQANMQEGATTAGVANTGVKTTKPVENVSFLQRGAEIVNGD
- a CDS encoding phage baseplate plug family protein, whose translation is MVINEIPLTATNQQFSITLSGTVWQMRIIWRDVAGWVLDMCNSASEPVIAGILLRGGEDLLSQYGWLKPGGRLIVIEDDKQSLDAAGLDKTAKLYWITD
- the istB gene encoding IS21-like element ISSoEn3 family helper ATPase IstB — encoded protein: MDTLLMALRELKLSAMVQALETQRELPGSYGGLGFEERLSLMVEAENLHRKNNHICRLRRQSQMRLQAKPEDIRYILSRGVTPEQMRDLLGGQYLKYQKSILITGPTGTGKTWLSCALGEQACRQQYSVRYWRVGRLLAHLHQCQVDGTYLKQLKQLEKIELLILDDVGLESISPMQATMLLEVMEDRYDKSSSILISQLPVKKWYGLIENPTTADALLDRLVHPSYRLELKGESLRKEHGVASTGKID